Genomic window (Subtercola endophyticus):
TTGCGGCCCTCGAGGCGGCCCGCGACGACAACGAGGTGCGGGTGGTCGTCATCCGTTCGTCGCACGACCGCGTTTTCTCGGCCGGCGGAGACCTCAAGGCCTTCGCCGACGATCGACCCGTCACCGAGAAATACGAAGGGCTCGGCCGCTTTCCCCGTCTCTTCACCCTTCTCGGCTCGCTCGGCAAACCGGTGATCTGTGCGGCGAACGGCGACGTTCTCGCCGGCGCCTTCGGCCTGGCGCTGGCCTGCGACCTCGTCATCGCGAAGGAGTCAGCGAAATTCGGCTGCCCCGAGATCAATGTCGGAGTTTTTCCCTTCATGATCTCGGCGCTGATCTACCGCAACATCGACCGCATGAAGGCGAACGAATTGATGATGATCGGAGACCTCGTCACCGCGGCCGAGGGTCGCGAGATCGGCTTCGTCAA
Coding sequences:
- a CDS encoding enoyl-CoA hydratase/isomerase family protein — its product is MTDTLVRTDRPDPGIAVVVLDSPATRNALSDALVDQLLAALEAARDDNEVRVVVIRSSHDRVFSAGGDLKAFADDRPVTEKYEGLGRFPRLFTLLGSLGKPVICAANGDVLAGAFGLALACDLVIAKESAKFGCPEINVGVFPFMISALIYRNIDRMKANELMMIGDLVTAAEGREIGFVNRVVPDADFDDEVLAWARRIAAKSPLLMRLGKEAIDVTRDLPLAEALKILQSQLADAFGTADMREGVAAFREKRSPVWVMR